A stretch of the Deltaproteobacteria bacterium genome encodes the following:
- a CDS encoding M48 family metalloprotease codes for MMRHWIASALLCVWLLPALPTAAQEEDVDDALSQLPPQERTIHRRDLLQLERVARRLMQTIPENERPQVQFSLVPQESSINAGATFGQIMVTGGMMQFVRSDDELGMILGHELAHITQGHVTRGAFSNMALGIGAAIANVLVPNSGQLAGTVGQLFLNRYNQSQENEADQVGLRYAFEAGFDPDAGPRVMERMSREVPQTASGGFFSSHPGSVERAANLRRLAVELKGREPAQRRARDESARQSGLQRDEEACQKAKTYFYRAKETTDRDEKVFLYQRGLRVCPQSPRAHFELANAYASRRETREAVDELREVLRYDPDYPGTRERLQELQRQIARADSGGSVQKKRTQRP; via the coding sequence ATGATGAGACACTGGATCGCTAGTGCATTGCTTTGTGTATGGCTCTTGCCTGCGTTGCCCACCGCCGCCCAAGAAGAGGATGTGGATGACGCCTTGAGTCAACTGCCGCCGCAAGAACGCACGATCCACCGGAGAGACCTGTTACAACTAGAGCGGGTGGCGCGGCGCTTGATGCAAACCATCCCCGAAAACGAGCGCCCGCAAGTGCAGTTCTCGTTGGTGCCGCAGGAGAGTTCGATCAACGCCGGGGCCACGTTCGGACAAATTATGGTGACTGGCGGCATGATGCAGTTCGTGCGATCCGACGACGAGCTGGGCATGATTCTCGGTCATGAACTGGCGCACATCACCCAAGGGCACGTCACACGTGGCGCATTTTCTAACATGGCGCTGGGCATCGGCGCGGCCATCGCCAATGTTTTAGTGCCCAACAGCGGTCAGCTTGCTGGCACAGTCGGCCAGCTTTTTTTGAATCGTTACAATCAAAGTCAGGAAAATGAAGCCGATCAGGTGGGATTGCGTTATGCCTTCGAGGCTGGTTTCGATCCAGACGCCGGCCCGCGAGTGATGGAGCGCATGTCGCGCGAAGTGCCACAGACAGCGTCTGGCGGATTTTTCTCCTCGCATCCAGGGTCGGTGGAACGCGCGGCGAATCTGCGGCGATTGGCTGTCGAACTGAAAGGCAGAGAACCGGCGCAGCGCCGCGCGCGAGACGAGTCTGCCCGTCAGTCGGGCCTGCAGCGGGACGAGGAGGCCTGCCAGAAAGCCAAGACGTATTTTTATCGAGCGAAAGAGACCACGGACCGAGACGAGAAGGTCTTCTTGTATCAACGCGGGTTGCGGGTGTGTCCGCAAAGTCCACGGGCGCACTTCGAGCTGGCCAATGCCTATGCGAGCCGCCGTGAGACCCGCGAGGCGGTTGACGAGTTGCGGGAAGTCCTGCGCTACGACCCCGACTATCCTGGCACACGGGAGCGCCTCCAAGAGTTACAGCGCCAAATCGCGCGTGCTGACAGCGGAGGGTCGGTGCAGAAAAAACGCACGCAGCGTCCATAG
- the lpxC gene encoding UDP-3-O-[3-hydroxymyristoyl] N-acetylglucosamine deacetylase, translating into MEETILIVDDEAQIRTTLHGVLSDEGYHVLDAEDGVKAMDLIAVQRPQLVILDIWMPHLDGIAVLEQLKIREPELPIIIVSGHGTIETAVRATKLGAADFLEKPFSVDTLLRSVRKAMHKQTDEAEQAAVPLVEIAPTRAPIRAQQHMQARTIAQSVVLQGQGLHSGARTGIILQPLPPGSGILFNPLSDDVVIPAVVEYVESTGYATCLRRGGVVAKTVEHLLSALHGYGITNLLVKMQGEIPILDGSAVEFCQLLDGAGFVEQPEAIEEFVVDRTYTVSDPASGKFLQIEPADRFEIQYTLIYPDPVGRQDYRYLHQGAESYRDEIAPARTFGFLREIRALEEMGLANGGRLNNCILIGDQGVINPPLRFPDELVRHKILDLIGDLYLLGRPLRGKVTARRTGHTDNVALVRTLRDSMGGQPTVH; encoded by the coding sequence ATGGAAGAAACTATTTTGATCGTTGACGATGAAGCGCAAATTCGCACGACCTTACACGGAGTATTGAGCGATGAAGGGTACCACGTTCTCGATGCCGAAGATGGGGTGAAGGCGATGGATTTGATCGCCGTGCAACGTCCGCAGCTCGTCATCCTCGATATCTGGATGCCACACCTGGACGGCATTGCCGTGCTGGAACAGCTCAAAATCCGTGAGCCTGAGCTGCCGATCATCATCGTGTCCGGGCACGGCACGATTGAGACTGCGGTGCGGGCGACCAAGCTCGGTGCTGCCGATTTTCTCGAAAAGCCGTTTTCTGTCGATACCTTGCTGCGTTCCGTGCGCAAAGCCATGCACAAACAAACGGATGAGGCCGAACAGGCAGCGGTGCCACTGGTCGAAATCGCGCCGACGCGAGCACCGATACGAGCCCAGCAACACATGCAGGCGCGCACGATTGCCCAGAGTGTCGTGCTCCAGGGGCAAGGGCTGCATTCCGGGGCACGGACCGGCATCATCCTGCAGCCGCTGCCGCCGGGGAGTGGGATTCTTTTCAACCCTTTGTCGGACGATGTGGTCATCCCGGCTGTGGTCGAATATGTGGAATCGACTGGCTACGCCACATGTCTGCGTCGCGGTGGGGTCGTGGCCAAGACGGTTGAGCACCTGCTGTCCGCCTTGCACGGCTATGGCATCACTAACCTCTTGGTAAAAATGCAGGGAGAAATTCCTATTCTCGACGGGTCGGCGGTGGAATTCTGCCAATTGCTCGATGGTGCCGGCTTCGTGGAACAGCCAGAAGCTATTGAAGAATTTGTCGTGGACCGGACCTACACGGTGAGCGACCCAGCGAGCGGCAAATTTTTGCAGATCGAGCCTGCTGACCGGTTCGAGATCCAGTACACCCTGATTTATCCCGACCCGGTTGGCCGTCAGGATTATCGCTACCTGCACCAAGGAGCCGAGAGCTATCGTGATGAAATCGCACCCGCTCGCACGTTCGGTTTCCTGAGAGAAATTCGCGCGTTAGAAGAAATGGGACTGGCCAACGGCGGGCGCTTGAACAATTGCATTCTGATTGGCGATCAGGGGGTGATTAACCCACCGTTACGATTCCCCGACGAACTCGTCCGCCACAAGATCCTTGACTTGATCGGCGACCTCTACCTCTTAGGGCGTCCGCTGCGCGGTAAAGTCACCGCCCGCCGCACCGGTCACACCGATAACGTCGCGCTCGTGCGTACCCTCCGTGACAGCATGGGCGGGCAGCCGACCGTGCATTAA
- the ruvA gene encoding Holliday junction branch migration protein RuvA has translation MIARLTGVLAEKTPEQLIVDVQGVGYQVFTSLQTFYRLPALHERVGLHVHTHLREDALQLYGFLEEKEKSAFLLLKGVTGIGPRLALNILSGIPVDELESALRSSDVTRLVAVPGVGKKTAERLIIELREKVGSLEEGLPGGAAEQTPLSAEATSALVNLGYRRAEAEKTVREALRRGSASIADLIRDALRSLSS, from the coding sequence ATGATTGCTCGTCTGACTGGTGTGTTGGCGGAAAAAACGCCGGAACAACTGATCGTCGATGTCCAGGGCGTCGGGTATCAGGTGTTTACGTCGCTCCAGACCTTTTATCGGCTGCCGGCACTACACGAACGTGTGGGTTTGCACGTCCACACCCACCTCCGCGAAGATGCCCTCCAACTCTACGGGTTTCTCGAAGAGAAGGAAAAATCCGCCTTTCTTCTGCTAAAAGGCGTGACCGGCATCGGTCCGCGCTTGGCGCTGAATATCCTCTCCGGCATTCCTGTGGACGAATTGGAAAGCGCGCTGCGCTCCAGCGATGTGACGCGCCTTGTGGCCGTGCCCGGCGTAGGCAAAAAAACTGCGGAACGGTTGATCATTGAACTGCGCGAAAAAGTGGGCTCGCTGGAAGAAGGACTGCCAGGTGGCGCTGCCGAGCAAACGCCACTGTCTGCGGAAGCGACTTCCGCCTTGGTGAATCTGGGTTATCGCCGTGCTGAAGCCGAGAAAACCGTGCGCGAGGCTTTGCGACGCGGGTCCGCGAGTATTGCCGATCTCATCCGCGACGCCCTACGGAGCTTGAGTTCATGA
- a CDS encoding DUF2905 domain-containing protein, with protein MAELGKTLVLLGSVLVLVGAALVFGGKLPWLGRLPGDIMIQRDNFTFYFPLVSSLIVSLVLSLLFLLLRR; from the coding sequence ATGGCGGAATTGGGGAAAACCTTAGTGCTGTTGGGCTCCGTTCTAGTGTTGGTTGGGGCTGCTCTCGTCTTTGGCGGTAAACTGCCGTGGTTAGGGCGGCTGCCGGGCGACATTATGATCCAGCGCGACAACTTTACGTTCTACTTCCCGTTGGTGTCCTCTTTGATCGTGAGTCTGGTGTTGTCGCTCCTGTTTCTATTGTTACGCCGGTGA
- a CDS encoding HAMP domain-containing protein, with product MKNLRRAVALKERKRRQWWEGGLILTAVVGLSLFAFSQARLPQLSDTNDLASNVLFVFLVNLNIILLVLLVFLVGRNLIKLFYERRRNLLGSHLRFRLVSAFVIISLFPAVLLFLVGVGFLTRSIDNWFASQVEESLEDSLAVVSVYYDHLADEATRASQVLATEIAEGGLLDRKRKRALQNIVEERRRVFDLERIEVLSGTRELVSAAARGESASAGESEAEDALGAIIGQVLNGEPLRQLRSAESAHLLYGGAPILVKGEIVGAVITSHRVPEKIAQQSTQVVGAFREYRHLKVLKQPIKSNYLITMFLVTLVAVFSAVWLGLFLAKKISIPLQQLAEGTRAVARGHWQHRIEGEGEDEIGTLVAAFNRMTEDLQHSHLELESRRRSMEILLANINAGVVALDRDGVVTTVNRAAERLVGIDSATSLGRDYREVFAAAEFGEVRRVARDLLSIQPGDAENGAGESQGQLRLNREGQTLSLLMTGTALTDDRQEVQGIVCFFEDVTQIIRVERMEAWREVARRIAHEIKNPLTPIQLAAERLQRRFAPQIGEHRAVFDECVHSIAQEVEAIKRLVNEFSTFARLPMADHRPEDLNALVQETLALFDTAHKDMEFVWRPDRTLPALELDREGIKRVVRNLLDNAVAACREVANGVPGRIEVTTHYFRPLGIARLEVADNGCGIPPEVRDRLFEPYFSTKKEGTGLGLAIVATVVADHQAFIRVRENQPRGSRFMIELPVRRSQVRGALSTDPATVPLNGMG from the coding sequence GTGAAAAATCTCCGACGCGCGGTTGCGCTGAAAGAACGCAAGCGCCGGCAGTGGTGGGAAGGCGGTCTCATCCTGACGGCCGTCGTCGGTCTGTCCTTGTTCGCGTTCTCGCAGGCGCGTTTGCCGCAACTCAGCGACACTAACGATCTCGCCAGTAACGTCCTCTTCGTCTTCCTGGTCAATCTGAACATCATCCTTTTGGTGCTGCTGGTCTTTCTGGTCGGGCGCAACCTCATCAAGCTCTTCTACGAACGGCGACGCAACCTGCTGGGCTCGCATCTGCGTTTCCGTCTGGTCTCGGCTTTCGTCATTATTTCGCTCTTTCCGGCAGTGTTGTTGTTTTTGGTGGGCGTAGGGTTTTTGACCCGGTCGATCGATAATTGGTTCGCGTCGCAGGTGGAGGAGTCGTTGGAGGATTCGCTCGCGGTCGTGAGCGTGTATTACGATCACCTGGCCGACGAGGCGACGCGCGCCAGCCAAGTCTTGGCGACAGAGATTGCGGAAGGTGGCCTCCTGGATCGTAAACGGAAGCGAGCGCTGCAGAACATCGTCGAGGAACGCCGCCGGGTATTCGATTTGGAGCGCATCGAGGTGCTCTCCGGCACGCGCGAGTTGGTGTCGGCTGCCGCGCGGGGAGAAAGTGCAAGCGCGGGAGAATCCGAAGCCGAAGATGCGCTGGGTGCGATTATCGGTCAGGTCTTGAACGGCGAACCTCTTCGTCAGCTGCGCTCGGCTGAAAGTGCCCACCTGCTCTATGGTGGGGCACCGATCTTGGTGAAGGGGGAGATTGTCGGCGCGGTGATTACCTCACACCGCGTCCCGGAGAAAATAGCGCAACAAAGCACGCAAGTGGTGGGGGCGTTTCGAGAATATCGCCATCTGAAAGTACTCAAGCAACCCATCAAGAGCAACTATCTCATTACGATGTTCTTGGTGACATTGGTGGCGGTGTTTTCCGCTGTCTGGCTCGGGCTGTTCCTGGCGAAGAAAATTTCCATTCCCTTACAGCAGTTGGCGGAAGGGACGCGGGCGGTGGCACGTGGCCATTGGCAGCATCGTATCGAAGGCGAAGGAGAAGACGAGATTGGCACCCTGGTGGCCGCTTTTAATCGCATGACCGAAGACTTGCAACACAGCCACTTGGAGCTAGAATCCCGTCGCCGCTCTATGGAAATTTTACTGGCCAACATTAACGCCGGTGTGGTGGCGCTCGACCGCGACGGCGTCGTGACGACAGTCAACCGTGCGGCGGAACGGTTGGTGGGAATCGACAGTGCCACGAGCCTGGGACGCGATTATCGTGAAGTCTTTGCCGCCGCAGAGTTCGGTGAAGTCCGCCGTGTTGCGCGTGACTTGCTCTCGATCCAGCCTGGGGATGCCGAAAACGGTGCCGGCGAAAGCCAGGGGCAATTGCGCTTGAATCGAGAAGGACAGACTTTGTCGCTTCTTATGACCGGGACGGCGCTTACCGACGATCGTCAGGAAGTGCAAGGCATCGTGTGCTTTTTCGAGGACGTGACGCAGATCATTCGTGTCGAACGGATGGAAGCTTGGCGCGAAGTGGCGCGGCGCATTGCCCACGAGATTAAGAACCCGCTGACGCCGATTCAATTGGCGGCCGAGCGGCTCCAGCGTCGGTTTGCCCCGCAAATCGGCGAGCATCGCGCCGTGTTCGACGAGTGCGTGCACAGCATCGCGCAAGAAGTCGAGGCGATTAAGCGATTGGTGAACGAATTCTCCACTTTTGCGCGGTTGCCGATGGCGGATCATCGGCCTGAAGATTTGAATGCGTTAGTACAGGAGACCCTGGCGTTGTTCGATACCGCGCATAAGGATATGGAGTTCGTGTGGCGTCCCGACCGGACGCTGCCGGCGTTGGAACTGGACCGAGAGGGGATCAAACGGGTCGTGCGCAATTTACTGGATAACGCGGTTGCCGCGTGCCGAGAGGTGGCCAATGGCGTTCCTGGTCGCATTGAGGTGACGACCCACTATTTTCGTCCATTGGGCATTGCCCGGCTTGAAGTGGCGGATAACGGCTGCGGGATTCCGCCGGAAGTGCGCGACCGGCTCTTTGAACCCTATTTTTCCACCAAGAAAGAGGGGACTGGGCTGGGACTGGCGATTGTAGCGACGGTGGTGGCCGATCATCAGGCTTTTATTCGCGTTCGCGAGAATCAGCCGCGTGGCAGCCGGTTTATGATCGAGCTGCCGGTGCGACGTAGCCAGGTCCGGGGAGCGCTAAGCACCGACCCTGCCACCGTGCCGTTGAATGGGATGGGTTGA
- the ruvC gene encoding crossover junction endodeoxyribonuclease RuvC: MTERSASPLVRVLGIDPGTLHTGWGVIERTGRAVSFRAAGVITPKGFHSLPERLRVIHAGIVEIIQTYAPHVLSLEKAFVAYNVQSALRLGEARGVSLLAAVQSGLRIAEYNPTEIKMAVAGYGRADKLQIQKAVFALLGGSRAPEALGLPTSKDATDALAAALCHLQSSSLSGQLQELTGLTEKAVQWRRSSSRSLRNVLPRKIVEQLLAVPRSQKKV, from the coding sequence GTGACTGAACGAAGCGCCTCCCCGCTGGTGCGGGTGTTGGGCATCGATCCTGGAACCCTCCACACCGGTTGGGGGGTGATTGAGCGCACCGGGCGCGCGGTGTCGTTCCGTGCCGCCGGCGTCATTACTCCCAAAGGGTTTCACTCTCTTCCCGAACGGCTGCGCGTGATTCATGCTGGGATTGTCGAGATTATCCAGACCTACGCTCCCCACGTGTTGAGCCTCGAAAAAGCCTTCGTCGCCTACAACGTCCAAAGCGCTCTCCGTCTCGGCGAGGCGCGCGGCGTATCGCTGCTGGCTGCGGTGCAATCTGGGTTGCGCATTGCCGAGTATAACCCGACGGAAATTAAGATGGCGGTAGCGGGATACGGTCGTGCGGACAAGCTGCAAATACAGAAGGCCGTCTTCGCTCTCCTCGGCGGTAGTCGCGCGCCGGAAGCCCTCGGACTACCTACTAGTAAAGACGCTACGGATGCGTTAGCCGCCGCCTTGTGTCATCTGCAATCGTCTTCGCTCTCTGGCCAACTGCAAGAATTAACGGGTCTGACTGAGAAAGCTGTGCAGTGGCGCAGGTCCAGCTCTCGTTCGTTGCGGAATGTGCTGCCGAGAAAAATAGTGGAGCAACTGCTGGCTGTTCCTCGGTCGCAGAAGAAGGTGTAA
- a CDS encoding NAD(P)/FAD-dependent oxidoreductase — protein MSTAVAQSKPNGIPTPAELGFDPAEMRQKYAAERTKRLRADANRQYQEIAGKYAHYNTDPYVKPGFTRPAIQEELDVVIVGGGFGGLLAAARLQKAGITSLRILEKAGDFGGTWYWNRYPGAQCDIEAYVYLPLLEETGYIPKEKYSFAPEIFAHAQRIGKHFNLYERACFQTQIQEARWNEETERWTITTDRGDVFKAHFVIMSSGPLNRPKLPAIPGIEKFKGHTFHTSRWDYDYTGGDTTGGLHKLVDKRVGIIGTGATAIQSVSHLGQHAKQLYVFQRTPSSVDERGNKPTDPEWVKTLKPGWQDYRNINFCSILAGLPVDEDLVGDKWTSLFKMLSKLMAGKESSGLSDEAMAFLSEVADYQKMNEIRDRVSSIVRDRATAEALKPWYGQWCKRPTFNDEYLPTFNRPNVKLVDTKGKGVERVTETAVVVDGVEYEVDCLIYATGFEVGTAYTRRSEFEVYGRDGVSLSDYWAKGMKTFHGFLSHGFPNLFHMGLTQTGLAPNFTYMLNGQAEHIAHLITQVNTRNAQAVEPTPEAEMEWVKLVTAPTFMTSYQEICTPGYYNGEGKKEGQGFLESQYPEGAVPFYNMLARWREQGDFTGLAVK, from the coding sequence ATGAGTACAGCCGTAGCACAATCCAAACCGAACGGAATTCCGACCCCCGCAGAGCTGGGTTTCGACCCGGCTGAAATGCGCCAGAAGTACGCCGCAGAACGTACGAAGCGTCTCCGCGCGGACGCAAACCGCCAATACCAGGAAATCGCCGGCAAGTACGCGCACTATAACACGGACCCCTACGTGAAGCCGGGCTTCACGCGCCCTGCGATTCAGGAAGAACTCGACGTAGTGATTGTCGGTGGCGGCTTTGGCGGCCTCCTAGCGGCGGCGCGGCTGCAAAAGGCCGGGATTACTAGCCTGCGCATCCTCGAAAAGGCCGGGGATTTTGGCGGGACCTGGTACTGGAACCGCTATCCTGGTGCCCAGTGTGACATCGAAGCCTATGTGTATTTACCGCTGCTCGAAGAGACCGGCTATATCCCGAAGGAGAAGTACTCATTTGCGCCGGAGATCTTTGCGCACGCTCAGCGGATTGGGAAACACTTTAACCTCTACGAGCGAGCCTGCTTCCAGACGCAGATACAAGAAGCGCGCTGGAACGAGGAAACGGAGCGTTGGACGATCACCACCGATCGCGGCGATGTCTTCAAGGCACACTTTGTGATCATGTCGAGTGGGCCGCTCAACCGGCCCAAGCTCCCTGCGATCCCGGGGATCGAGAAGTTCAAGGGGCATACCTTCCACACCAGTCGCTGGGACTACGACTATACCGGGGGCGATACCACCGGTGGCTTGCACAAACTCGTGGACAAACGCGTGGGCATTATCGGGACCGGGGCCACGGCGATTCAGTCCGTGTCGCATCTGGGCCAGCACGCGAAGCAGCTCTACGTGTTCCAGCGCACGCCGTCCTCCGTGGACGAACGCGGCAATAAGCCCACCGATCCGGAATGGGTGAAGACGCTCAAGCCCGGATGGCAGGACTATCGGAACATCAACTTCTGCTCCATCTTGGCCGGGCTCCCCGTCGATGAAGATCTGGTCGGCGACAAGTGGACGAGCCTCTTCAAGATGCTCTCTAAGCTGATGGCGGGCAAAGAAAGCTCGGGCCTCTCCGACGAAGCGATGGCGTTCCTATCGGAGGTCGCTGATTACCAGAAGATGAACGAGATTCGCGATCGCGTGTCCTCGATCGTTCGCGACCGAGCGACCGCCGAGGCGCTCAAGCCGTGGTACGGGCAATGGTGCAAGCGTCCGACCTTCAACGATGAGTACCTGCCTACCTTCAACCGGCCCAACGTGAAGCTGGTGGACACCAAGGGGAAGGGCGTCGAGCGCGTGACCGAAACTGCGGTGGTCGTGGACGGCGTTGAGTACGAAGTGGACTGCCTGATCTACGCGACTGGCTTCGAGGTCGGGACGGCGTACACGCGGCGCTCCGAGTTCGAGGTGTACGGCCGCGACGGCGTGTCCCTCTCCGACTACTGGGCGAAGGGGATGAAGACCTTCCACGGCTTCCTGAGCCACGGCTTTCCGAACCTCTTCCACATGGGGCTCACGCAGACCGGCCTAGCGCCGAACTTCACCTACATGCTGAACGGGCAGGCCGAGCATATCGCCCATCTCATCACGCAGGTAAACACGCGCAACGCCCAGGCAGTCGAGCCTACTCCCGAGGCCGAGATGGAGTGGGTGAAGCTGGTGACCGCGCCGACCTTCATGACTTCGTACCAAGA
- the asnS gene encoding asparagine--tRNA ligase, whose protein sequence is MPEAVYVGNIAGHEGQEVTIQGWLYNKRSSGKLHFLQVRDGTGIIQCVVFKGDVAPETFAQADHLSQESSLAVTGTVRADTRSALGFELAVKDLQILQEAHDYPITPKEHGVAFLLDHRHLWLRSSRQHALLRVRGEVIKACRDYFDGQGFTLLDAPIFTPAACEGTTTLFPVDYFGDTVYLTQSGQLYMEAGAMAFGKVYCFGPTFRAEKSKTRRHLTEFWMIEPEVAYCDLNGDMALAEDFIEYVVQRVVTNRQAELTSLERDLSKLAQVKKPFPRISYGEAIELLQKKGVEIQWGTDFGGDEETIISESFNRPVIIHRYPVENKAFYMKADPEDPRVALCMDVLGPEGYGEIIGGGQREDDLTALQTKIRAHGLPEEAFSWYLDLRRYGSVPHAGFGMGIERMVTWLCGLHHVREAIPFPRMLERVTP, encoded by the coding sequence ATGCCGGAAGCGGTCTACGTCGGCAATATCGCTGGTCACGAAGGTCAAGAAGTCACGATTCAAGGATGGCTCTACAACAAACGGTCAAGCGGGAAATTGCATTTTCTCCAAGTGCGCGACGGCACGGGCATCATCCAGTGTGTCGTCTTCAAAGGCGACGTGGCTCCCGAAACGTTCGCGCAGGCTGACCACCTCTCGCAGGAATCTTCTCTCGCCGTGACCGGCACGGTGCGCGCCGACACACGCTCGGCGCTCGGCTTCGAGCTGGCAGTGAAAGATCTCCAGATCCTCCAAGAAGCCCACGATTATCCCATCACTCCCAAAGAACACGGCGTGGCGTTTCTGTTGGACCACCGCCACTTGTGGCTCCGCTCCTCGCGGCAGCACGCACTCCTGCGCGTTCGTGGTGAAGTTATCAAAGCCTGTCGCGATTATTTCGATGGCCAGGGGTTCACGCTGCTCGACGCACCGATCTTCACCCCGGCGGCCTGCGAGGGGACGACGACGCTGTTTCCCGTCGATTACTTCGGCGACACCGTCTATCTCACGCAAAGCGGGCAGTTGTACATGGAGGCCGGCGCGATGGCGTTCGGCAAAGTGTATTGCTTTGGCCCGACTTTTCGCGCGGAAAAATCCAAGACTCGCCGCCATCTGACGGAATTCTGGATGATCGAGCCCGAGGTGGCCTATTGCGATCTCAACGGCGATATGGCGTTGGCGGAAGATTTTATCGAGTACGTCGTGCAACGCGTCGTCACGAATCGCCAGGCGGAACTGACTTCACTGGAGCGCGATCTCAGCAAACTCGCCCAGGTGAAGAAGCCGTTCCCGCGCATCAGCTACGGCGAGGCCATCGAGTTGTTGCAGAAGAAAGGGGTGGAAATTCAGTGGGGAACGGATTTTGGCGGCGACGAGGAAACAATCATCTCGGAATCGTTCAACCGGCCGGTTATCATTCATCGCTACCCGGTCGAGAACAAAGCCTTCTACATGAAGGCCGATCCTGAAGATCCACGCGTGGCATTATGTATGGACGTGCTAGGACCGGAGGGGTACGGCGAAATCATCGGCGGCGGGCAGCGCGAGGATGATCTCACCGCATTACAAACCAAGATCCGGGCGCATGGCCTGCCAGAGGAAGCCTTCTCGTGGTATCTCGACCTGCGTCGCTACGGCTCGGTTCCGCATGCCGGGTTCGGCATGGGTATCGAGCGGATGGTGACGTGGCTCTGCGGTCTCCACCACGTGCGTGAGGCCATTCCCTTCCCGCGCATGTTGGAACGGGTCACACCGTAG
- the ruvB gene encoding Holliday junction branch migration DNA helicase RuvB: MEFEALPQEVPPQEAPEEQQLDGSLRPRHLGEYIGQEGVKQNLLIAIQAAQQRGDVLDHLLFCGPPGLGKTSLAYIIAREMGVEIRATTGPVVERPGDLAAILTNLEVGDVLFIDEIHRLNRVIEEFLYPAMEDFQLDLVVGQGPSARTVKLALKRFTLVGATTRPGLLTSPLRDRFGSIFRLDYYQVADLEKIVRRSAAILDMTIDAQGTHEIARRSRGTPRIANRLLRRVRDFAQVKNEAVVTQAVARGALALLEVDEAGFDKMDRAILSAIIEKFNGGPVGVETIAAAVGEEKSTIEDVYEPYLIQEGYLQRTARGRVATLQAYRHLGLTRPGGGEQNELF, from the coding sequence ATGGAATTCGAGGCGCTTCCTCAGGAAGTGCCTCCTCAGGAGGCACCGGAAGAACAGCAACTGGACGGCTCCCTGCGTCCGCGCCATTTGGGCGAGTACATCGGGCAGGAAGGCGTCAAGCAGAATCTGCTCATCGCCATTCAAGCCGCGCAGCAGCGCGGGGATGTGCTCGATCATTTATTGTTCTGTGGCCCGCCGGGTCTGGGCAAGACCTCGCTCGCGTATATCATTGCCCGCGAGATGGGGGTGGAGATTCGCGCCACTACCGGACCGGTCGTCGAGCGCCCCGGCGACTTAGCCGCGATTCTTACCAACTTGGAAGTCGGCGACGTGCTGTTTATCGACGAAATCCATCGCCTGAACCGCGTGATCGAAGAATTTCTCTACCCGGCCATGGAAGATTTCCAGCTCGACTTGGTCGTGGGCCAAGGACCTTCTGCCCGCACGGTGAAATTGGCGCTGAAACGCTTTACGCTGGTCGGCGCCACCACGCGGCCTGGGCTCTTAACCTCGCCTTTGCGCGACCGCTTCGGCTCCATCTTCCGGCTGGACTATTACCAAGTGGCCGACCTGGAAAAAATCGTGCGTCGTTCGGCGGCGATTCTCGACATGACGATCGACGCTCAAGGGACGCACGAGATTGCCCGTCGTTCCCGCGGCACCCCGCGTATTGCCAACCGGTTGCTGCGGCGCGTGCGCGACTTTGCCCAGGTCAAAAACGAGGCGGTCGTGACGCAAGCAGTGGCACGTGGAGCCTTGGCGCTACTGGAAGTCGATGAAGCCGGATTCGATAAAATGGATCGCGCGATTCTTTCCGCCATCATCGAGAAATTTAACGGCGGTCCGGTTGGTGTGGAGACGATCGCTGCCGCCGTAGGCGAAGAAAAAAGTACGATCGAAGATGTCTACGAACCCTACCTGATTCAGGAGGGCTACCTGCAACGCACGGCACGTGGGCGCGTCGCCACCCTGCAAGCGTACCGCCACCTCGGGCTCACGCGGCCTGGTGGTGGCGAACAGAACGAACTGTTTTGA